Genomic DNA from Peribacillus sp. ACCC06369:
AAGCAAAACAAAAAGGAACATTTAGTGTATTTTCTTATAATAACAATACATTTGGTCCTGCATTTTACTATTCAGCCATGGCTGCAAAAGAAGGTTTGATTGGTATAGTAATGTGTAATACTCCTCCAGCTATGGCTCCGTGGAACGGAAATGAAAAGCTTTTAGGTACTAATCCGTTTTCAATTTCAATTCCAGTTAAAAAAGGGTTTCCAATTACTTTAGATATGGCTACTAGTCAGGTTGCTAAATCAAAAATAAATATCGCATTAAGAGATGGTAAAAAGATACCCATAGGCTGGGCTACCGATATAAATGGAGATCCAACGACAGACCCTCAAAAGGCCGTTGAAGGTATGGTATTACCTTTAGGTGGTTATAAAGGATATGGTATTTCAATGATGGTAGATATTTTATCTGGGGTACTTTCTGGTGCATCATTCTTAAATGATGTTGGATCTTTTTATAGAAATATGGAAAATTGCATGAACGTAGGCTTTATGTTTGTTGTAATTGATCCTAAATTAATTATAGGAGAAGTTTTCTATGATTTAATTAAAGATTATTACAATATAATAAAATCAAGTTCTAGTGTAATTAAAGGGGATGAAATTTTGATTCCAGGTGACAGAAAATCCAATTTTAAAAAACAATTTTCTGATACTGGTATAGAGATAAATAAAGAAACGATAAATAAGTTAAATCAATATTTACTTGAAAACAATATAAACATGAAATTAGCTTAGATTGAAAAGAATAATCTATCATAAGAGGGTAATAAATACTATGACCGGTAAAGGTAATGAAAAGTTAAAACAAACCTTCAAACTCTGTAGAGCGCCAACATTTTAACATAAAATAC
This window encodes:
- a CDS encoding Ldh family oxidoreductase produces the protein MNNQNTTRVQVSQVKRVITTLFNSYGISEKDSEVITNSFIEADLCGVNTHGVTVVPAHIEKLKVGGYNINPNIRKVREGISFAVVDGDGSFGALSAEYSMKLAKEEAKQKGTFSVFSYNNNTFGPAFYYSAMAAKEGLIGIVMCNTPPAMAPWNGNEKLLGTNPFSISIPVKKGFPITLDMATSQVAKSKINIALRDGKKIPIGWATDINGDPTTDPQKAVEGMVLPLGGYKGYGISMMVDILSGVLSGASFLNDVGSFYRNMENCMNVGFMFVVIDPKLIIGEVFYDLIKDYYNIIKSSSSVIKGDEILIPGDRKSNFKKQFSDTGIEINKETINKLNQYLLENNINMKLA